In Cloacibacillus sp., the genomic window ATGCTTCCGCGCCGCATAAAGCTCGGCGCGCGGCTTCGCGCGGAGGGGCTTTACGACGGAGATATGCCGCTCGATATTCCGCGGGCGGCGGCGATAGTGAGGGGGATATGTCAATGATAGAATTCAAAAACGTCTCCTACGGCTACGGCGAGGAACCGCTTCTCTCCGGCCTCTCCTTCCGGCTCGCGGCGGGGTCGTTCACCGCCGTCGCGGGAGAGAACGGCGCGGGCAAATCGACGCTCTGCCGTCTCGCCGCCGCGCTGCTGCGTCCCACGGCGGGCGAGGTCGTCAGCAACGGCCTCCACACCTCCAAAGAAAAGGGGGTGGCCTTCGCCGCCTTCACCGGCTTTCTATTCCAGAACCCAGACCGGCAGATATGCCGCGCCACCGTCGGAGAAGAGATAATGTTCGGCCTGCGCTGTATAAGCTCCGACGGCAAAGAGGCGCGGCTCGCGGCGGAGGCGGTCATCGAGGAATTCGGCTTCTCCCCCGAGCGGGAGATATTCTATATGAGCCGCGGCGAACGCCAGATGC contains:
- a CDS encoding ABC transporter ATP-binding protein codes for the protein MIEFKNVSYGYGEEPLLSGLSFRLAAGSFTAVAGENGAGKSTLCRLAAALLRPTAGEVVSNGLHTSKEKGVAFAAFTGFLFQNPDRQICRATVGEEIMFGLRCISSDGKEARLAAEAVIEEFGFSPEREIFYMSRGERQMLALASVLVRRPKILIADEPTSGLDRRQYEFVAERLKEARRRGATVLMVTHDMELAEELADDMLIVGGGAVRAHGPASGLFSDRRLMEDSSLRLTEMRELAALLGGDFANAGSVDEMAETVKDKRKRKVA